CGCACGTGGACACTCGGCTCAGGCGCCCGGCCCTGTGTTGAATCTTGACCGTGCGCCCGTTTTGGAATTCGTCCTCGATCTTCAGGCGCATCTCGTTCTCGCTGTTGTGCCGGTTcagggcgacgtcgctgCCCGCGGGGGAGCCGGGAACGGAGCTTTGCAGCTTGTACTCGAGCTCGCTGTTCTTTATGCTGCACACGCGAAGCTTacgctcgagctcggactTCTCCTTGATGAGCTTGACGTTTTCGGAGTCCGCGCCGCTGGTCTTGAGTTGGCACTCCTCGAGGCCGGTCTGGGACTTTTGCAGCGCCTGTTTCAGGCGCTTGACCTCGTCCTCCTGCTTGGCGATCTTATCACGGAGCTCCTTGTTTTCCTGCTCGAGGGTAGAGACGTGATTgcgatggcgctcgcggcaGCGCCTCTGCGCCTGGAGGTTTGCGTAGCGCTGGCGCTTGCGTCGAGCCTCCGGATCGTTCGGATCGTCGTCGGATCCGCCCGGGATTAAGACATCGTCGGAGCTGTTCTGGGAGGTGTTTTTCTTCTTCGAAGTTTTCTTGGCGGTCGCCTTTGGCGCGGTATCGATCTGCACCGGTGGGCCGAGATCCATCATGTCGGCGGTCACCGGGGGCGTGTTTAGCAGCGCAGTGAAGTCCACGCTACCGAGCGACCACTGGCGCAGGCCATTCACCGCCTTGTTGGGGTTGGAGTGGCCATTCCCGTTACTCAAAATCTGAGGGGCTGGTGCGTCGTTGGAGGCATCCACGAGCTGGATAGTCTGGtttcccgccgcggcgaagggcgcgctGTCGATGATGTCCGTCAGAAACTCCTGAAGCACATAATCGTCCACAACCGCGGCGCCTTGTGCGATCCTCTCGTATTTCGGGTCGCTCCTGACCGTGGGCATTGCGTCACCTCGCGGAAGGATAACCTCGCAGAGGGATTCGCAAGCAATTTCTCCCGAAGGAAACCCTCGCGACTGCGACGGGGTCGAGGCGGGTttctcccgcgcgcgctcgcgccgcaaAACACCGAGATCCTCGAGCGCAATAAGGGTCTCGCGCCGCAGGGAAGTGCCACTCCAGCCCGTGCGGGCTCGAATCTTCCGAGGAGAAGCGAAAAAGAGCCCCGCATAATAATAATATCAATCAACTTTCCCGGGGTTTCGGCGTGGCACTTTGATCGGGAAATCCCGGTAAAATCTCGAAGACTTTCCTCATTATCAGCCACGGAACTTTCTCGTTTGTTTTTGCGTGCACTCCGACTGGGCAACCAGTCAGAGTTTGTTTCTCGCGAGGCAAACCTTATCATAAATTGGCCAATCCGAACGGAACCGACGGTTCATTCCCAGACGGTTCTTTCGAAGTTCGTTATTCGTTTTATGCGGGTTGCTGATCGATCGAAGCCCGTAGCAGCTCCGGCGAATTCAGCTCGCGTTGGCAGGCTGGCGCGCTCACGTGACTGCGTGAGTGACCTCGTCACCGTGGGAAAAGGATTTCATTTCGAGGGCGCCCGAAGCCACAGTTCAGCGGGGGTCCAGAGCGCTCGGACGGGCCGAGCCCGGTGTGAATTCACGCGCGGGCTAGACTCGGAGCTCATACTcggcgagcgcatcgcgagGTCGCGGTCGGAGCGGAGAGAGAAGGGAGCGCGAACGGAGAGGGCGGTCGCCATGGGAGCACcggcaggcggcggcggcggtggtcgcggcggtggtcgcggcgggggccggggccggggccggggccgaggcggcggcggcgggaagggcggcaggggcggcaAGAAAGTCTCCACAAAGAACCAGATGAGGAACATCCAACGCCTGCTCAAGCGCGAGGGCCTGCCGGAGAAGCTGCGCCTCGAGaagcagcgcgagctcgagaagctgGAGGGCATCTTCAAGGAGAACAAGCAGGCGGAGAGAGAGCGGAAGATGGCGGTCAAGTACCACAAGGTCAAGTTCTTCGAGCGCGTCAAGCTCACGCGAGCGATCGAGAAGCTCGAGAAGGCCAACccggacgagcggcggcgaccggacgcggtgacgagggAGCTCGAGTCGCTGCGGGACGACCTGCACTACGTGACCAACTTTCCAAAGGGGTACAAGTACGTGTCGGTGCTCAAGGgagacgcggaggacgacgccatcaAGCGCAAGCGGGAGAAGCTGAGGCAAATCATCAAGGAGCGCGGgctggcggacgccgcgctggcggaggcgaacgagggcgggacggacgtcgcggcggctgccgccgctAAGAAGGATGACGGAAAGGAGAAGGATGACTTCTTCATGGAAAGCGACTcagactcggactcggactcgggcTCGGACTGAGACGGGATAAGTAGCGgtagacgacgacgaaatGTAGGTGTGAGCGTAGCGCTgttgaacgcgtcgcgcccggagAAGCGACCGTATGTGACCGCATCGtcgctccgcgccgtccaaaCAGCTGAATTTTTTTCTCGGTCGGTCCACGCCACCAAGCCTGCCCTGCCCGGCGACGAGATTCACACTTCTCTGCTGCGCGGGAGCCTCTCGCTTGGCGAGGGGATCACATGTTCGGCGGGTCGATACGGCCCGCGTCGATATCTTTCGGTGTCGGCGGGGATATTCGCcccgcgtcgaagcgcggttcgagcgcggtgccgaggaggagcggggGATCGGTCGAGACGAGGATGgagggttcgcgcgcgggcgccgatgCGGACAAAGCCCCGGCCTCCCGCccacctcggcgcgaggaggacacCGTGAACCTCTTCCGTAACTACGAGCTCCgcaccgcgttcgcgcccgccgagcgccgccgtctgccCACCACCCTCGTCACCGGCTGGCTGGGCAGCGGCAAGACCACGGTGATGCGTCACGTGCTCGCGAACCGCCAGGATCTGCGCGTCGCCTGCGTCGTCAACGacttcgccgagctcaacatcgacgccgagctcgtggcgAGGGACGACAACGGCGTCATGCCCGGCAGCGGCGCCGGTAAGAacacgcgcggcgtcgtcgagctcacCAACGGATGCCTCTGCTGCACCctgggcggcgagctcgagacgGAGGTGTGGCGCATGCTCGACGAATCCGCCAAACACGGCGAAAGCGTCGCCGACGTAGACTACCTCCTCATAGAGACCTCCGGACTCGTGGACCCCACCGAGACGGTGGCGTCCCTAGACAAAAAGTTTGGTAAGATGGCCAGGGTACGACTTGACGCCGTGGTgtgcgtcgtggacgcggaagccgccgcgtacggAGCCGCCGGGTTTTACCTCGACGGCCCGGACGCGTGGCGAGCGCAGCTttccgtcgcggacgtcgtgctGCTGAACAAGACGGACCTGCTCGAGGGGAGCGAAAAGAAGCTCAAGCTCGCGAGGGAGTTTGTGGGCGAgcacgcgccggacgcgagggtggtggagtgcgagcgcgggcgagcgccgctCACCGCGATCCTCGACGTGGAGTTGACGGCGCAGCCCGAGGGCAAGTTTGGGCACGActgggacgccgcggcgcggccgttCCTCGTGTCTCCCACGGGCGAGGGGCTACGGAAGCCCGGCGATCGCCCGAaaccgtccgccgcggggggtggGCCGTTCGTCATCGACCCCGCCAGGCgcacgacgcacgcgccacGTGGACCAACGGGGAGGTCGCGTTCGGACGGGTCGGACGAATCGGGCGCCGACTTTGGCTCGGTGGCGTACGAGGGCGGgccgacgtcgctcgcgtcgtttcAGGCGTGGGTCGCGTGCGGAATCCCGCCCGGGGTTGTCCGCGCGAAGGGGTTCGTCAccttcgccgaggagcccgGGGTTCAGTACGACTTTCACCTGTCCGGCAGGCGCCGCGTGGAGATTGAGCCGAGCGAGAACCGGGGGCCGCCCGGGTTTGAAAGCGCGTTTTCAAAGACGCCGGCGAAGACTCGATCGGCCACCAGGCTCATCCTCATCGGCCCGGACATCGAccgggacgtcgcgctcgcgcagctgGGAGATCTcgaatcgccgccgcctcgttccGGCgatctcgacgtcgccgccgccctcgcgggcgcgcgggagctcGTCGGGTCAGACCTGAGGCTCGAGTGGGTGGAAGCCGGGGACTGGTGCCATCcgctggcggcggccacTTGCGCGCACTTCAggctcaccggcgcggccgccAACGGGCTCACGGTGGATGAGATGGAGCGCAACCATGGCGTGGACATGAACGCGGTGAACCGCGATCTGGTCAGGGCGCTGAactcgggcgggggcggggtggttgtcaccgcggcgtctcGATCCGATAAGTCGACGTACTTTGGCTCGCCGGAGACGGTGGTGAGGGTGTctctcgtcggcggggagggcgcgctcggggagTCGTGGTGGGAGAGGGTTCGCACGGCGAGCACGACGGCGCTTCGTCGGCACATAGCGCACATTCCCAAGTGTAAGTGCGGCTTCTGAAACGCAGAAGGCGCGCGTTACAAATTCCATGAAAATTTCCGAACAACCCCGCCAGCGCAAAAAATAGCAACACTTCTCGTGCGCGATCGTTCCTCGTCCAACCTCGTCCGCcatggcgccgccctcgtccgccatGGTCGGGGCCTTCGCGGCTGTGTTCTACGGGGtagtcgccgtcgcgatgggcTTCATCAACAAGGCTGTGATGAGCGTCTACGGCTTGGAGGAGAGCAACTTCCTGCTGCTCTGCCAGATGGCGGTCACCGTGGCGGTACTCTTCTTTCTGCGCGGTGCCGGGAGGGTGCAGTTCGCGCCCATCAGCCTCGCGCAGGCCAAGAAGCTGCTCCCGGTGGCGATTTTGTACAATGCGAACGTCGccttcgcgctcgccagTCTCGCCAAGGTGAGCGTGCCGACCTACAACACGCTGAAGCGGCtgacgcccgcggtggtcctcgccgcgaacaaGGCGCTGCGACTGAGGCCCGATCCTTCCAAGGAGGTCGTCGCGtgcatcgtcgtcgtggtgctCGGGTGCCTCATCGCGGGATACGGGGACTTGGAGTTCGATCCCAGGGGGTACGTGATGGGCCTCACGTCTTGCGCGCTGCAGGCGAGCTACCTCCTGGTGGTGGAGAGGACCGGGGCGGAGCGCGGGATGAATTCCATCGAGATCATGGTGTACAACGCTATgctgtcgtcgccgccgctgtttCTCGTGGTTCTCGCCACTGGGGAGCTCGGGTCCGGAATCGAGAGGTTGAGTGCGATGTCCGGGGACGTCGGGTTCGTCTCGGTGTTCGTCCTGGCGCTGCTGGCGGGCATGCTGCTCAACTACGCGCTCTTCCTCTGCACTTTGACCAACTCGGCTCTCACGACGACGGTGGTCGGGGTGCTGAAGGGCGTGGTGAGCACGGCGTTGGGTTTCTtcctgctcggcggcggggtggatCCCAGCGTCACGCACGTGATGGGCATACTGACGAACACCGTCGGGGGAGTGGCGTACTCGTGCGTGACGTACAGCGAAAAGCAGGCAAAGCGGAGGATGAAGGTGAAGAACAGCGACTTGGACCTCGCGGGTTCAGAGGGGAAGTAGACTAGTGCTGCGTTTGTTCTCGTCAGCTTCAAGGCGAGGGCTCGCGTGCAGTAGCGAAGTAGTTACACAGTACACACAGTACTCAGAACACCCCGGGGACCCACACGTTGGGCACTCGTTCCTTAAGTCTTCGCCAGTCGTCCCCGTATTTTTCAGAGCACCTTCGTTCGTCCCTCCCCGCCCTGTGCGTGATCATGGCGAGAAAGAACGCCGGGTAGAACCAGACCACGGCGCTCTGCCACGGCCACCGGTCGCACGCCAGGGCCCACGCgcacgccatcgcgaggtccgcggtgTAGTGAATCTTTCTCGCCATCCCGACCCATCCGCTGGCGAGAAGCGGGAACCCTCGTGCCGTAGAtatcgcgacgggcgagcgCAACTCGCTCCAAGGGAGCTCGGGGAAGGCGTACGGGCGCTTTCCGAGGCCCACGCCCAGGTGCTTCGCGCGAAATCGCACGCGCTGCGCCTGCGAGGTGTCCCAGACGTAATACGCGGAGAGTAACAGCGCCAGGACGAAGGCGAAGCGGGGCGTCGTCAGCCTCACGTCGTTTTTCGCGACGAAGAAAGCGTTGGCCGAGTACACGAAAGGAacgcccgcgaggttccAGAAACACAGCATCCACCCGAACTTCTCCCTCATGACGTCGAACGTGAACGGGACGCACGCCTCGCCCTTGTGGCACGCGTTGGCGTACAGCCAGTGCGCGAACAGCAGGAGaaacgacgcgttcgagatacgacgccgcgggcagaAGAAGAACAAGCCGATCGTCCCAGTCCCGTCGTCATCCATGGCGTGCTCAAGGTTATGGTCGCCGGCTCCCGCGAGAGACGCGGCCAGCGTCAGGATGAAGAGCGTCGCCCAGCTCGCTCGAAGTTCGGTGAACAGCTTCCAGTCGAGCCTTCCCCCGAACGACCGAGGGTTTGCGACGACGCCCATGAAGACGTCGTACACCGGGTTCGTTAGCTCGTCTTCGACATCGGCGTCTTCGACATCGGCGTATttgtcggcaccctcggcaccctcggcaccctcggcaccctcgcgcccgccgcctcgtcctcctcctcctcctccttcttcaaCTCCGCCGGTCACTCGCAGTCGCCAcctccgtcgccatcgccgacttCGATGGTGAAGGTAGAGcccgacggaggcgacgtcggcgacgaccacggcgcacgtcgcgagctcgccccATCGACTGGCGATCCAGCGAaagggcgcgtcgccgaagaggaggagCGTCGCGATCAGGCACGCCTGCGTCACCCaccacgccgcgagggcgttgcACTTGTACCtcagccgcgtcgtcggaggaggcggggcgGCTCCTCGGGAACGGTTTTCGTTTTGGTTTTCGATcgtccgcgcctcgccgatTTCGTCTTCGTCCGTTTTCGTcggaacccccgcggcggtctcggaacggtcgtcgtccgcgcgccccgcgacgtcgccgcctcgaagcGGGTAGCCGAGGACCACCGGACCGGGgcacgcgagggcgaggc
This DNA window, taken from Micromonas commoda chromosome 2, complete sequence, encodes the following:
- a CDS encoding Drug/Metabolite transporter superfamily (UDP-glucuronic acid/UDP-N-acetylgalactosamine), with translation MGFINKAVMSVYGLEESNFLLLCQMAVTVAVLFFLRGAGRVQFAPISLAQAKKLLPVAILYNANVAFALASLAKVSVPTYNTLKRLTPAVVLAANKALRLRPDPSKEVVACIVVVVLGCLIAGYGDLEFDPRGYVMGLTSCALQASYLLVVERTGAERGMNSIEIMVYNAMLSSPPLFLVVLATGELGSGIERLSAMSGDVGFVSVFVLALLAGMLLNYALFLCTLTNSALTTTVVGVLKGVVSTALGFFLLGGGVDPSVTHVMGILTNTVGGVAYSCVTYSEKQAKRRMKVKNSDLDLAGSEGK
- a CDS encoding predicted protein, coding for RLRYKCNALAAWWVTQACLIATLLLFGDAPFRWIASRWGELATCAVVVADVASVGLYLHHRNADVEDELTNPVYDVFMGVVANPRSFGGRLDWKLFTELRASWATLFILTLAASLAGAGDHNLEHAMDDDGTGTIGLFFFCPRRRISNASFLLLFAHWLYANACHKGEACVPFTFDVMREKFGWMLCFWNLAGVPFVYSANAFFVAKNDVRLTTPRFAFVLALLLSAYYVWDTSQAQRVRFRAKHLGVGLGKRPYAFPELPWSELRSPVAISTARGFPLLASGWVGMARKIHYTADLAMACAWALACDRWPWQSAVVWFYPAFFLAMITHRAGRDERRCSEKYGDDWRRLKERVPNVWVPGVF
- a CDS encoding predicted protein, which gives rise to MFGGSIRPASISFGVGGDIRPASKRGSSAVPRRSGGSVETRMEGSRAGADADKAPASRPPRREEDTVNLFRNYELRTAFAPAERRRLPTTLVTGWLGSGKTTVMRHVLANRQDLRVACVVNDFAELNIDAELVARDDNGVMPGSGAGKNTRGVVELTNGCLCCTLGGELETEVWRMLDESAKHGESVADVDYLLIETSGLVDPTETVASLDKKFGKMARVRLDAVVCVVDAEAAAYGAAGFYLDGPDAWRAQLSVADVVLLNKTDLLEGSEKKLKLAREFVGEHAPDARVVECERGRAPLTAILDVELTAQPEGKFGHDWDAAARPFLVSPTGEGLRKPGDRPKPSAAGGGPFVIDPARRTTHAPRGPTGRSRSDGSDESGADFGSVAYEGGPTSLASFQAWVACGIPPGVVRAKGFVTFAEEPGVQYDFHLSGRRRVEIEPSENRGPPGFESAFSKTPAKTRSATRLILIGPDIDRDVALAQLGDLESPPPRSGDLDVAAALAGARELVGSDLRLEWVEAGDWCHPLAAATCAHFRLTGAAANGLTVDEMERNHGVDMNAVNRDLVRALNSGGGGVVVTAASRSDKSTYFGSPETVVRVSLVGGEGALGESWWERVRTASTTALRRHIAHIPKCKCGF
- a CDS encoding predicted protein, with protein sequence MRVADRSKPVAAPANSARVGRLARSRDCVSDLVTVGKGFHFEGARSHSSAGVQSARTGRARCEFTRGLDSELILGERIARSRSERREKGARTERAVAMGAPAGGGGGGRGGGRGGGRGRGRGRGGGGGKGGRGGKKVSTKNQMRNIQRLLKREGLPEKLRLEKQRELEKLEGIFKENKQAERERKMAVKYHKVKFFERVKLTRAIEKLEKANPDERRRPDAVTRELESLRDDLHYVTNFPKGYKYVSVLKGDAEDDAIKRKREKLRQIIKERGLADAALAEANEGGTDVAAAAAAKKDDGKEKDDFFMESDSDSDSDSGSD